In Sebaldella termitidis ATCC 33386, one DNA window encodes the following:
- a CDS encoding MupG family TIM beta-alpha barrel fold protein → MKGISIFPGLDYSVRENVNYMERAFRNGIEYIFTSVHIPEADRKRVKDEFDIILTEAEKRKMKVIVDISKGFFDEFRWEDRRIYALRLDFGFNDNEIVQLSHKYNIQLNASTVTEDWMKRLMESGLNVSNLTVCHNYYPRNNTGISLELLTERNRFFKEAGLKITAFVPGGEFRRGPLYEGLPTVESHRNVHILACAQELLYAGTDIIIIGDSMASEKELEALGKLENGKWLLPVLLFEKAKEIYKGFLIQEHTQRTDVSEDTLRSEKIYKDKTVEVFNTGIRAAGTVTIDNKHYGRYAGSLQIVKKELSADYRVNVLGFVCDGGLLVEKIKAGEKFTFYPV, encoded by the coding sequence GTGAAGGGAATTTCCATTTTTCCGGGACTGGATTATTCAGTCAGAGAGAATGTTAATTATATGGAAAGAGCATTTAGAAACGGAATAGAATACATCTTTACTTCAGTGCATATTCCGGAAGCTGACAGAAAAAGAGTAAAAGATGAATTTGATATAATACTGACAGAAGCTGAAAAGCGAAAGATGAAAGTAATCGTGGATATTTCAAAGGGCTTTTTTGATGAATTCCGCTGGGAAGACCGCAGAATTTATGCTTTAAGGCTGGATTTTGGATTTAATGATAATGAAATAGTACAGTTAAGTCATAAATATAATATTCAGCTGAATGCCTCCACTGTTACCGAAGACTGGATGAAAAGGCTGATGGAATCCGGATTGAATGTAAGTAATTTAACAGTATGTCATAATTATTATCCCAGAAATAATACAGGAATATCACTGGAGCTTTTAACGGAAAGAAATAGGTTTTTCAAAGAAGCCGGACTAAAGATAACAGCTTTTGTCCCGGGAGGGGAGTTTCGACGCGGACCTTTATATGAAGGACTTCCTACAGTGGAATCACATAGAAATGTCCATATTCTTGCCTGTGCACAGGAGCTTCTGTATGCCGGGACTGATATAATAATAATCGGAGACAGCATGGCAAGTGAAAAAGAACTGGAAGCTTTAGGAAAACTGGAAAATGGAAAGTGGCTTCTTCCGGTATTGTTGTTTGAAAAAGCAAAGGAGATATATAAAGGCTTTTTGATACAGGAGCATACACAAAGGACTGATGTTTCAGAGGATACACTGCGTTCGGAAAAAATATATAAAGACAAAACTGTGGAGGTTTTTAATACAGGAATAAGGGCAGCAGGTACTGTTACAATTGACAATAAGCATTACGGCAGATATGCCGGAAGCCTTCAGATCGTAAAGAAAGAGCTTTCGGCTGATTACAGAGTAAATGTGCTTGGTTTTGTATGCGACGGCGGACTGCTTGTAGAAAAAATAAAGGCTGGAGAAAAATTTACTTTTTATCCTGTATAA
- a CDS encoding cyclase family protein → MLVDLSVKVSKTASGNALDNEKMASFGHLGTHFDVMNKEFPLEFVKREGLVFNVRDIREREVLSGDIDVSNMFVAFYTGFIDDEGYGTKKYFTEHPELSNELIDKLLDKKVSIIGVDFAGVRRGAEHTPKDQYCADRGVFIIENLCNLDKILRGKNQEIFTVNTYPVNFEGMSGLPCRVVGEI, encoded by the coding sequence ATGTTAGTAGATTTAAGTGTAAAGGTAAGCAAAACAGCTTCGGGAAATGCACTGGATAATGAAAAAATGGCATCCTTCGGGCATCTCGGAACTCATTTTGATGTAATGAACAAAGAGTTTCCGCTGGAATTCGTAAAAAGGGAAGGGCTTGTATTTAATGTAAGAGATATTAGGGAAAGGGAAGTACTTTCGGGGGATATTGATGTATCGAATATGTTTGTAGCATTTTATACGGGTTTTATTGATGATGAGGGATATGGTACAAAGAAATATTTTACAGAACATCCGGAATTATCAAATGAGCTTATAGATAAGCTTTTGGACAAAAAGGTTTCCATAATAGGTGTGGATTTTGCCGGTGTAAGACGGGGTGCGGAGCATACTCCGAAAGATCAGTACTGTGCAGACAGGGGAGTGTTTATAATAGAAAATCTTTGTAATCTTGATAAAATTTTACGGGGAAAAAATCAAGAAATATTTACTGTAAATACTTATCCGGTGAATTTTGAAGGTATGAGCGGGCTTCCATGCAGAGTTGTGGGGGAGATCTAA
- a CDS encoding PTS transporter subunit EIIC produces the protein MDYKNLAKEILGDLGGTENINSFTNCMTRLRINVKNPELVNSGKLKELKGVLGVVPGEQTQIIVGVGHAQRLREAFGDVAGMSGSSEISENLDNLEEKTKEKVKSKQKSSFQKGLKHIGNIFIPLIPGFVGTGLVLAITRIWSVFDGGISANPWFALLVAVGGLLLSSLNILVGYNAGKEFGGTPVLGAIAGAMIAMPALAGQPDKPLTLFNGFIKLSPNLGGVLGVIFAAFVFAFIEKKLRKVVPASLDLLIIPVLTILAGGIVTIAIVMPVAAVIMKGVTFVLLDIMLNKGGIIGGYVLAASFLPLVMLGIHQGLTPVHIQLIQDYGYTVLFPILGMAGAGQVGSAIAILVKTKNKRLRELISSALPAGFLGIGEPLIYGVSLPLFYPFITACLGAGFGGAVLAAAKNVGSTTIGPSGLVLLAVADSNRSMVWCFVALVASYLGGFILTYLFGYNEKMLERLED, from the coding sequence ATGGATTATAAAAATCTTGCAAAAGAGATTCTTGGTGACTTGGGTGGAACTGAAAATATAAATAGTTTTACAAACTGCATGACAAGACTGCGTATAAATGTTAAAAATCCGGAACTGGTGAATTCCGGGAAGCTGAAGGAATTAAAAGGAGTGCTCGGCGTAGTTCCGGGAGAGCAGACACAGATAATAGTTGGTGTAGGTCATGCACAAAGATTAAGGGAAGCATTCGGTGATGTAGCAGGAATGTCGGGCAGTTCGGAAATAAGCGAAAATCTTGATAATCTGGAAGAAAAAACAAAAGAAAAAGTAAAATCAAAGCAGAAATCCTCTTTTCAAAAAGGGTTAAAACATATAGGGAATATTTTTATTCCTCTGATACCCGGTTTTGTGGGAACAGGACTTGTACTTGCCATCACTAGAATATGGAGTGTTTTTGACGGAGGAATATCGGCTAATCCGTGGTTTGCTCTTTTAGTGGCAGTAGGCGGTCTTCTGCTAAGCTCATTAAATATATTGGTCGGATATAATGCAGGAAAAGAATTCGGAGGAACTCCTGTTTTAGGTGCCATCGCAGGAGCAATGATAGCCATGCCTGCTTTAGCCGGACAGCCTGATAAGCCGCTTACTTTGTTTAATGGTTTTATTAAACTGTCTCCTAATCTTGGCGGTGTATTAGGAGTAATATTCGCAGCTTTTGTTTTTGCATTTATTGAAAAAAAACTGAGAAAAGTAGTGCCTGCTTCGCTGGATCTGCTTATAATTCCTGTTTTAACTATACTTGCAGGCGGTATTGTAACAATAGCAATAGTAATGCCTGTAGCGGCAGTGATAATGAAAGGGGTAACTTTTGTACTTTTGGATATAATGCTGAATAAAGGCGGAATAATAGGCGGATATGTGCTGGCAGCTTCATTTCTTCCGCTGGTAATGCTGGGAATACATCAGGGACTTACACCGGTACATATCCAGCTTATTCAGGATTATGGTTATACGGTTTTATTTCCGATACTTGGAATGGCGGGAGCAGGGCAGGTAGGCTCAGCTATAGCAATACTTGTAAAAACTAAAAATAAAAGGCTGAGAGAGCTGATAAGCTCCGCACTTCCGGCAGGTTTTCTCGGAATAGGAGAACCATTGATATACGGGGTTTCACTTCCGCTGTTTTATCCTTTTATAACAGCATGTCTGGGTGCAGGCTTTGGAGGAGCTGTACTGGCAGCTGCCAAGAATGTAGGAAGTACAACAATAGGGCCGTCAGGCTTAGTACTTCTTGCTGTAGCTGACAGCAACAGATCAATGGTATGGTGTTTTGTAGCTCTTGTGGCTTCATATCTGGGTGGATTTATTCTTACTTATCTTTTTGGATATAATGAAAAAATGCTGGAGAGACTGGAAGACTGA
- the hxlB gene encoding 6-phospho-3-hexuloisomerase has protein sequence MAKPDYKDVQKLITEELAVTLGQIEEAEVERLLDAIQKAEKVFFVGVGRVLLSLEATAKRLAHLGIKTYVVGQITEPAITEKDLLIVGSGSGESAFPLIIAKKAKSLNAAVAHIGSNPNSSMKENTDIFVRIPVSTKLNLPNEVPSVQPMTSLFEQSLLLLGDTLALMIIREKNIDMKSLWQYHANLE, from the coding sequence ATGGCTAAGCCGGATTATAAGGACGTACAGAAATTAATAACAGAAGAGCTTGCAGTAACTCTGGGACAGATAGAAGAAGCCGAAGTGGAAAGGCTTCTGGATGCTATTCAGAAAGCAGAGAAAGTGTTCTTTGTAGGTGTAGGAAGGGTGCTTTTGTCACTAGAAGCTACAGCCAAGAGGCTTGCACATCTCGGGATTAAAACATACGTGGTAGGACAGATAACGGAACCGGCAATAACAGAAAAAGATCTTTTAATAGTAGGTTCCGGAAGCGGAGAAAGTGCTTTCCCGCTGATTATAGCCAAAAAGGCTAAAAGCCTTAATGCAGCAGTAGCTCATATAGGGTCTAATCCGAATAGTTCAATGAAGGAGAATACCGATATATTTGTGAGAATTCCGGTGAGTACAAAGCTGAATCTGCCGAATGAAGTACCGTCTGTGCAGCCTATGACAAGTCTTTTTGAACAGAGTCTGCTTCTTTTGGGAGATACACTTGCCCTGATGATTATCAGAGAGAAAAACATAGATATGAAATCACTGTGGCAGTATCATGCAAATCTGGAATAA
- a CDS encoding ribulose-phosphate 3-epimerase, with the protein MKKIAISPSVMCADLVNLENSIKELEAIGVDSLHIDLIDGLFSPSMPLGIDTVKKLRKITNMEFDVHIMSMNNELFINEMLDIGAESITFHYESSFHTDRLINLVKRSGAKVGVALNPATSLSVLDYILPQCDSILLMLINPGFATDKGEKQVSYADKKVKDLSELIRKNNLDVKIQVDGRVSLETIPKLVSAGADSLVVGSTSLFIPGNTISENKKLLDISISEGLKGGNFNG; encoded by the coding sequence ATGAAAAAAATAGCAATATCACCATCTGTAATGTGTGCAGACCTTGTTAATCTGGAAAACAGTATAAAAGAACTCGAAGCAATAGGTGTAGATTCGCTACATATAGACCTTATTGACGGTTTATTCAGCCCGAGTATGCCTCTTGGAATTGATACTGTAAAAAAACTGAGAAAAATAACAAACATGGAATTTGATGTACATATTATGTCAATGAATAATGAACTGTTTATAAATGAAATGCTGGACATAGGTGCAGAAAGTATAACTTTTCACTATGAAAGCAGTTTTCACACAGACCGCCTGATAAATTTAGTAAAACGAAGCGGTGCTAAAGTAGGAGTAGCGTTAAATCCTGCTACGTCCCTTTCAGTTTTGGATTATATTCTTCCGCAGTGTGACAGCATATTATTAATGCTTATTAATCCCGGTTTCGCGACGGATAAAGGTGAAAAACAGGTAAGCTATGCTGATAAGAAAGTAAAGGATCTCTCTGAATTAATAAGAAAAAATAATTTAGATGTAAAGATTCAGGTAGACGGACGTGTTTCTCTGGAGACTATTCCAAAGCTTGTAAGTGCAGGAGCTGACAGTCTTGTAGTAGGAAGTACAAGTCTTTTCATTCCGGGAAATACGATAAGTGAAAACAAAAAGCTTTTAGATATAAGTATAAGCGAAGGACTGAAAGGAGGTAATTTTAATGGCTAA
- a CDS encoding DKNYY domain-containing protein: MKRYLKKDNKVYFNNNIVKNINPHSLTFLKNPFNGNDILQNHYIKDNKSVFLNGRKIPEASPEAFEIIGKNYSKDNFFIFYMDYKIENADLCSFIVLNRYYAKDKNLIYHWNLKLEEADVNSFEIIDDLYSKDNKSVYYQGSLLKNADVKTFEVISYWFSRDKSSVFYEEKKIENADVNSFEIIDDWFSKDKNSIFYEEKRINNCDPESFFIFNAWFSKDKNNIYFENLILDEADPETFYIDTQENNTAHDKNYSYTINLDDNKLERILLR, translated from the coding sequence TTGAAAAGATATTTAAAAAAAGATAATAAAGTCTATTTCAACAATAATATTGTAAAAAATATAAATCCTCATTCCCTGACTTTTTTGAAAAATCCTTTTAATGGGAATGATATACTGCAAAATCATTATATTAAAGATAATAAATCTGTATTTCTAAACGGCAGAAAAATTCCCGAAGCTTCTCCCGAAGCTTTTGAAATTATTGGTAAAAATTATTCTAAAGATAATTTTTTTATTTTTTATATGGATTATAAAATTGAAAATGCAGATCTATGCAGCTTTATTGTTTTAAACAGATATTATGCCAAAGACAAAAATTTGATCTATCACTGGAATTTGAAGCTTGAAGAAGCTGATGTGAATTCCTTTGAAATTATCGATGATCTGTATTCTAAAGATAATAAATCAGTTTATTATCAGGGTTCCTTACTGAAAAATGCTGATGTAAAAACATTTGAAGTCATTTCCTACTGGTTTTCAAGGGATAAATCTTCTGTATTTTATGAGGAAAAAAAGATTGAAAATGCTGATGTCAATTCATTTGAAATTATTGATGACTGGTTTTCAAAAGATAAAAATTCTATTTTTTATGAAGAAAAAAGAATAAATAATTGTGATCCGGAAAGCTTCTTTATTTTCAATGCCTGGTTTTCAAAGGATAAAAATAATATCTACTTTGAAAATCTTATACTTGACGAAGCAGATCCGGAAACCTTTTATATTGATACTCAAGAGAATAATACAGCACATGATAAAAATTACTCATACACTATTAATCTTGATGATAATAAGCTGGAACGAATACTTTTAAGATAA
- a CDS encoding mannitol-1-phosphate 5-dehydrogenase, giving the protein MKAVHFGAGNIGRGFIGSLLSESGFEVCFVDINSEMVNRLNNDKFYIMRILEGTENFKKISPVKALNSLTQEDEIICEIAEADIITTSTGVNNLPRIAPILAKGLLKRFDGKTDKIDVIANENAINASSTLKQEVLKLVSEEEADIIEKYTGFPNSAIDRQALSESKDGVDIAVVEPYYEWVINKPEILNTKTLGIKGAVYVEDMKPYIERKLYCVNAGHATAAYAGFLAGCSTVQEALAKDQIRDFVRNTMRENAQYLIKEYGIPEDEMNEYIEKTLKRHGNTSISDSVFRVGRSPVRKVGYDERLTAPARKLHNMGLPVDFISKAIASAFCFYNPEDEEAVEIQNYIKQHGIKEAVKHFTKLEDGELTDIIVKKYETVVSAK; this is encoded by the coding sequence ATGAAAGCAGTACATTTTGGAGCTGGGAATATAGGAAGAGGCTTTATAGGGAGTTTATTAAGTGAATCAGGTTTTGAGGTTTGTTTTGTGGATATAAACAGTGAAATGGTGAACAGACTTAATAATGATAAATTTTATATAATGAGAATACTGGAAGGAACAGAAAATTTCAAAAAAATATCACCTGTTAAAGCATTAAACAGTCTTACACAGGAAGATGAAATTATTTGTGAGATAGCAGAGGCAGATATTATTACTACATCAACAGGAGTGAATAATCTGCCGCGTATAGCACCGATTCTTGCAAAAGGTCTGCTGAAAAGGTTTGACGGAAAAACAGATAAAATAGATGTTATAGCTAATGAAAATGCCATAAATGCATCATCGACATTAAAACAGGAAGTATTAAAGCTGGTTTCCGAAGAAGAAGCAGATATAATAGAAAAATATACAGGTTTTCCAAATTCTGCAATAGACAGACAGGCATTGTCAGAAAGTAAAGATGGTGTGGATATAGCTGTAGTGGAACCTTATTATGAATGGGTTATAAATAAACCGGAAATATTAAATACAAAAACACTGGGAATAAAAGGTGCAGTATATGTAGAGGATATGAAGCCTTATATAGAAAGAAAGCTTTATTGTGTAAATGCCGGACATGCAACAGCAGCATACGCGGGATTTCTGGCTGGATGCAGTACTGTACAGGAAGCGCTGGCAAAAGATCAGATCAGAGATTTTGTAAGGAATACCATGAGAGAAAATGCACAATATCTTATAAAAGAGTACGGCATACCGGAAGATGAAATGAATGAATATATTGAGAAAACATTGAAACGGCATGGGAATACAAGCATCAGTGACAGTGTATTCAGAGTGGGAAGATCACCTGTAAGAAAAGTCGGATATGACGAGCGGCTGACAGCGCCCGCAAGAAAACTTCATAATATGGGACTGCCTGTTGATTTTATCAGCAAAGCAATAGCTTCAGCTTTTTGTTTTTATAATCCTGAGGATGAAGAAGCTGTAGAAATACAAAATTATATAAAACAGCATGGAATAAAAGAAGCGGTAAAGCATTTTACCAAGCTGGAAGACGGAGAACTGACAGATATAATTGTAAAAAAATATGAGACAGTCGTATCTGCAAAATAA
- a CDS encoding PTS mannitol transporter subunit IICB, with the protein MNIDTGFSGQNASARAKVQAFGGFLTNMVLPNIGAFIAWGILTALFIPTGWFPSEKFAVLVGPVIKYLLPVLLAYTGGKMVAGQRGAVMGTLGAVGLIIGAEIPMFLGAMIVGPLGGWIIKKFDKAIDGKIPSGFEMIVNNFSIGILGFILMMFSFIVIGPAIEGANNFVTIAIKALVATGFLPLLSLINEPAKVLFLNNVIDQGIYYPLGMQDTLDAGKSIYFMVASNPGPGLGLLLAYSVFGKKSAKRTAPGAIIIHFFGGIHELYFPYVLMKPLTIIAMILGGMSGIATFQLFGVGLVAGPSPGSIFAYLALTPRGNFIGVIAGVLVATIVSFFVTSFILKLDKSADEEDDVFEESVAKSKAMKAEGKELLNKGGEILANIKKVAFACDAGMGSSAFGAATFKKKLQKENIEDIAVNNYSIENIPEDSDVIVVHKNLVGRTEMSHKGKKIIAITNYLNDPNIEELLENIKESRKK; encoded by the coding sequence ATGAATATTGATACTGGTTTTTCTGGTCAAAATGCTTCGGCACGTGCGAAAGTTCAAGCTTTTGGCGGATTTTTAACTAATATGGTTCTGCCTAATATAGGGGCTTTTATAGCCTGGGGAATATTAACTGCCCTGTTTATACCTACAGGATGGTTTCCAAGTGAAAAGTTTGCAGTTCTGGTCGGGCCTGTCATAAAATATCTGCTTCCTGTACTTTTAGCCTATACCGGAGGAAAAATGGTAGCGGGACAGAGAGGGGCGGTAATGGGAACTCTTGGTGCCGTGGGACTTATTATAGGTGCAGAAATTCCTATGTTTCTTGGAGCAATGATAGTAGGGCCTCTCGGAGGATGGATAATCAAGAAATTTGACAAGGCTATAGACGGTAAAATACCAAGCGGTTTTGAAATGATAGTAAATAACTTTTCAATAGGGATTCTTGGCTTTATACTAATGATGTTTTCTTTTATAGTAATAGGACCGGCTATAGAGGGTGCCAATAATTTTGTTACTATTGCCATAAAAGCACTGGTGGCGACAGGATTTTTACCTTTGCTGTCATTAATCAATGAACCGGCAAAAGTATTATTTCTGAATAATGTAATAGACCAGGGTATTTATTATCCTTTGGGAATGCAGGATACTCTTGATGCAGGAAAATCTATTTATTTTATGGTAGCTTCTAATCCGGGACCGGGGCTTGGTCTTCTGCTGGCATATTCTGTATTTGGTAAAAAATCTGCTAAAAGAACAGCACCGGGTGCTATAATAATACACTTTTTTGGAGGTATACACGAATTATATTTCCCTTATGTATTAATGAAGCCGCTTACAATTATTGCAATGATTTTAGGAGGAATGTCAGGGATAGCTACTTTTCAGCTCTTTGGAGTGGGCTTAGTAGCAGGACCTAGTCCGGGGTCAATATTTGCTTATCTTGCACTTACTCCGCGGGGAAATTTTATAGGAGTAATAGCCGGAGTTCTGGTAGCAACAATTGTTTCGTTTTTTGTCACTTCTTTTATACTAAAACTGGATAAGAGTGCAGACGAAGAAGACGATGTTTTTGAAGAGTCAGTGGCAAAATCAAAAGCCATGAAGGCAGAAGGAAAGGAGCTTTTGAATAAAGGCGGAGAAATACTTGCCAATATAAAAAAAGTAGCTTTTGCATGTGATGCAGGTATGGGAAGCAGTGCTTTCGGAGCTGCTACTTTCAAGAAAAAGCTTCAAAAAGAAAATATTGAGGATATTGCAGTAAATAATTACAGCATAGAAAATATTCCCGAGGATTCTGATGTTATAGTAGTTCATAAAAATCTCGTGGGCAGAACTGAAATGTCTCATAAAGGGAAAAAGATAATCGCTATTACGAATTATTTAAATGATCCGAATATAGAAGAGCTTTTGGAAAATATAAAAGAAAGCAGAAAAAAATAA
- the murQ gene encoding N-acetylmuramic acid 6-phosphate etherase has translation MLENLMTEKRNPKTQNLDQMSTGEFLTIMNEEDGKVAAAIKETLPDVEKAVKIIIKNLKNGGRIIYMGAGTSGRLGVLDAVECSPTFGTIDEVQGIIAGGEGAFVKAVEGAEDSKELAEKELKKLNIGKNDTIVGIAASGRTPYVIGGLEYARRAGADTVSISCNKNAEISKYADAAIEVDCGPEVLTGSTRLKAGSAQKMILNMISTASMVGVGKVYGNLMVDVRATNEKLVERAKRIVMEATGASYEEAERTLVSAEWHVKTAIVMILAGCEYEEAVHRLEKADGFVREAIK, from the coding sequence ATGCTTGAAAATCTTATGACCGAAAAAAGAAATCCGAAAACACAAAATCTGGATCAGATGAGTACGGGAGAATTTCTTACGATAATGAATGAAGAGGACGGAAAAGTAGCTGCTGCTATAAAAGAAACACTTCCCGATGTAGAGAAAGCTGTAAAAATAATCATAAAAAATCTGAAAAACGGGGGACGTATTATTTATATGGGAGCCGGAACCAGCGGAAGACTCGGAGTACTTGATGCAGTGGAATGTTCTCCTACTTTTGGAACAATAGATGAAGTACAGGGAATCATAGCAGGAGGAGAGGGAGCTTTTGTAAAAGCTGTAGAAGGCGCCGAGGATTCAAAAGAGTTAGCGGAAAAAGAACTGAAAAAATTAAATATAGGAAAAAATGATACTATAGTGGGGATAGCTGCAAGCGGGCGGACTCCTTATGTAATAGGCGGTTTGGAATATGCACGGAGAGCGGGAGCAGATACAGTATCAATAAGCTGTAATAAGAATGCAGAAATTTCAAAATATGCTGATGCAGCAATCGAAGTGGACTGCGGTCCGGAGGTACTCACAGGTTCTACGAGATTAAAAGCCGGAAGTGCACAGAAAATGATATTAAATATGATTTCCACGGCTTCTATGGTGGGTGTAGGAAAGGTATACGGGAATCTGATGGTGGATGTAAGGGCAACAAATGAAAAACTGGTGGAAAGAGCAAAAAGAATCGTAATGGAGGCTACAGGAGCATCATATGAAGAAGCGGAGCGAACTCTTGTTTCGGCAGAATGGCATGTAAAAACTGCAATAGTAATGATACTCGCAGGCTGTGAATATGAAGAAGCAGTACACAGGCTGGAAAAGGCTGATGGTTTTGTAAGAGAAGCCATAAAATAA